A stretch of Mucilaginibacter terrae DNA encodes these proteins:
- a CDS encoding exopolysaccharide transport family protein yields the protein MDLSSFVKVLLRHKYTLILIPLATVIITFFLVRNQPDSYLSNAQIATGIVDQSLKTLSASSDMLQDAQVSQEFGNLMAIMRSKKVIDQVSYQLMIHDLTSNKPFRKPSKTLESMNASARAHAVERFTTFYKNRQTLSLFDPDQRGLHDLLGSMKYDDQSLLQKLTIYRDGNSDFIFVQFEAEDPNLSAKVVNDLCREFIAYYSLLVKQNQIKAVNFYADLLKAKEDTLNRRLERLKDYKIRNKVLSLSEQAKSLYAQLSDFETRRQQASKDAIAYKAAIDDIDKQFDPSDRRYVESSMVRLNQRLIATRAQLESANNDYIESSFKPEYKQRVDSLTNVMSSQIGRASDKYITNPMVAKQNLIEQKLTMQIQYDLAKSSSRSIERELARLNVKLTELVPHEAVVQADESAIQIAQDEYMDILNKYNQKQLESTFSVLLRQIESAMPGAAQPSKKMLLVIISGVVSFIFCLLVLFVLFYLDNTIKTPRELANATKIPVLGFLFKLSGASFDLGHIWSGKDNTEEHRKFKNLMQSIRFEIDTEMNGSKILLVNSLAQDEGKTFLALNLAYAYSQVNKKVLLIDGDFTRPDVTKAVNPQYYLEDFLLRNATDYELNANGKITTMGNRGGDISLLQIDSESDIRNKLNALKAVFDIIIIESPALNSLNKAKEWIVASDKVVTVLKAGQTLKEHKNLHINYLKGLNGQFIGWVLNEVAKGQVPADQQG from the coding sequence ATGGATTTAAGCAGTTTTGTAAAGGTTTTATTACGGCATAAATACACGCTGATCTTAATTCCGTTGGCCACGGTTATTATTACCTTTTTTTTAGTACGCAACCAGCCCGACAGCTATTTGTCTAACGCGCAAATTGCTACCGGTATAGTAGACCAAAGTCTTAAAACGCTCAGCGCCTCATCAGACATGTTGCAGGATGCACAAGTTAGCCAGGAGTTTGGTAACCTGATGGCCATTATGCGGTCAAAAAAGGTAATTGACCAGGTTTCGTATCAACTCATGATACATGACCTTACGAGTAATAAACCTTTCAGAAAGCCAAGCAAAACGCTTGAAAGCATGAATGCCAGTGCCCGTGCGCACGCGGTTGAGCGGTTTACTACCTTTTACAAAAACAGGCAAACCCTGTCGCTTTTTGACCCCGATCAACGTGGTCTGCACGACTTATTGGGTTCGATGAAGTACGACGACCAGTCGTTACTACAAAAACTGACCATTTACCGCGATGGTAACAGCGATTTTATATTTGTGCAGTTTGAGGCCGAAGACCCCAACCTGTCGGCCAAAGTGGTTAATGATTTGTGCCGCGAGTTTATAGCTTACTACTCATTACTGGTTAAGCAAAACCAAATTAAAGCGGTTAATTTTTATGCCGATTTGTTAAAGGCTAAAGAAGACACACTGAACAGACGTTTGGAACGCCTTAAAGATTATAAAATACGCAACAAGGTGTTAAGCCTGAGCGAACAGGCCAAATCACTGTACGCACAACTATCTGACTTTGAAACCCGCAGGCAACAGGCCTCAAAAGATGCCATAGCTTATAAAGCGGCTATTGATGATATTGATAAGCAATTCGACCCTTCTGATCGTCGTTATGTGGAAAGTTCTATGGTGCGCCTTAATCAGCGGCTTATTGCTACCCGTGCTCAACTCGAAAGCGCGAACAATGATTATATAGAAAGCAGCTTTAAGCCCGAGTACAAACAACGGGTAGATTCGCTTACCAATGTTATGAGCAGCCAGATCGGCCGGGCATCAGACAAGTACATTACCAATCCTATGGTTGCCAAGCAAAACCTCATTGAGCAAAAGCTAACCATGCAAATTCAGTACGATTTGGCTAAAAGCAGTTCACGCTCTATTGAAAGAGAGCTGGCGCGCTTAAACGTTAAACTTACCGAGCTGGTACCCCACGAAGCCGTTGTACAGGCCGACGAAAGCGCCATCCAGATTGCGCAGGACGAGTACATGGACATACTGAACAAGTACAATCAAAAGCAACTGGAATCAACGTTTTCGGTGCTGTTAAGGCAAATAGAATCGGCTATGCCGGGTGCTGCCCAACCCTCTAAAAAAATGCTGCTGGTTATTATCAGCGGTGTGGTAAGCTTTATATTTTGCTTGCTGGTATTGTTTGTATTGTTCTATTTGGATAATACCATCAAAACCCCGCGCGAACTGGCCAATGCCACCAAAATACCGGTACTGGGTTTCCTGTTTAAACTCAGCGGGGCATCGTTTGATCTGGGGCATATATGGAGCGGTAAAGACAATACCGAAGAGCATCGCAAGTTTAAAAACCTCATGCAGTCTATCCGTTTTGAGATAGATACCGAGATGAACGGCTCGAAAATATTACTGGTAAACAGTTTAGCACAAGATGAAGGCAAAACATTTTTGGCATTGAACCTGGCCTATGCTTACTCGCAGGTAAATAAAAAGGTATTGTTAATTGATGGCGATTTTACCCGCCCCGATGTTACCAAGGCGGTTAATCCGCAATACTACCTCGAAGATTTCCTGTTGCGTAATGCAACCGATTATGAACTGAACGCAAACGGTAAAATTACTACCATGGGTAACCGTGGCGGCGATATATCTTTATTGCAAATTGACTCGGAGAGCGACATCAGGAACAAGCTTAATGCTTTAAAAGCGGTGTTTGATATTATTATTATCGAGTCGCCGGCGTTAAACTCGCTTAATAAGGCCAAAGAGTGGATCGTGGCGTCAGACAAAGTGGTAACTGTGTTAAAAGCAGGCCAAACACTTAAAGAACACAAAAACCTTCATATTAATTACCTTAAAGGATTAAACGGCCAGTTTATTGGCTGGGTGTTAAACGAGGTAGCTAAAGGACAGGTGCCTGCCGACCAGCAGGGCTAA
- a CDS encoding TolC family protein, protein MNRIFTVVIVLLLTAFAAPQSLRAQNSIVSDISEPYLQKLIATAKANYPRVKSLDERVAIAQNNVSRQRLSYLDALTFSYVYQPNTTLNLNALQPGNVDGSATGVNNRTSIFKGTQFGLFFNLGSYLQKPFAVKQARRELTIANNDVQEYLLTLATQVRKRYYTYVQRIASLKLQTQAAIDAEGVMKDVKYRFEKGEVTVESYNQARISNTQQIQAKITAETDLFTAKADLEELLGEKLENIR, encoded by the coding sequence ATGAACAGAATATTTACCGTTGTTATAGTTTTACTGCTTACTGCTTTTGCCGCACCCCAAAGTCTCAGGGCACAAAACTCAATCGTGTCCGATATTTCGGAGCCTTATCTTCAAAAGCTTATAGCTACGGCAAAAGCCAATTACCCCCGTGTAAAATCATTGGATGAGCGCGTAGCGATCGCTCAAAACAATGTTAGCCGCCAGCGCTTGTCATATCTCGACGCATTAACCTTTTCGTACGTATACCAGCCCAACACCACGCTTAACCTTAACGCACTGCAACCGGGCAATGTTGATGGTTCGGCTACTGGGGTTAATAACCGTACCAGCATATTTAAAGGAACGCAATTTGGTTTGTTTTTTAACCTGGGCTCGTATCTGCAAAAACCGTTTGCGGTAAAGCAGGCCCGCCGCGAGCTCACCATTGCCAATAACGATGTGCAGGAATACCTGCTTACTTTAGCTACCCAAGTACGTAAGCGTTACTATACTTATGTACAACGCATAGCTTCGCTCAAGTTGCAAACCCAGGCCGCTATTGATGCCGAAGGGGTAATGAAGGATGTAAAATACCGCTTTGAAAAAGGTGAGGTTACTGTTGAAAGTTACAACCAGGCACGCATTAGCAATACCCAGCAAATACAGGCAAAAATTACAGCCGAAACCGATTTATTTACTGCCAAAGCCGATTTAGAGGAATTACTGGGCGAAAAATTAGAAAACATCAGATAA
- a CDS encoding DegT/DnrJ/EryC1/StrS family aminotransferase: MIAYENLLELNKPFTARFKQQFDEFLASGWYILGNSVKKFEQEYAAWNNSTYCIGVANGLDALTLALKAYNFEPGSEVIVPSNTYIATILAILNNNLTPVLVEPDIRTYNIDPKLIEQAITPRTRAIMAVHLYGKCCAMEAILTIKNKHNLVLVEDCAQAHGATLNGQKTGTFGEFGAFSFYPTKNLGALGDAGAVNTNDERLAGIIMQLRNYGSDKKYYNERIGTNSRLDELQAAFLSVKLEALDDINNHKRKLANLYLQHLKSDFILPVVEDGYEDVYHIFNVRHERRDDLKAYLLEKCIGTEIHYPVPPHEQKAMQEVLKGQNFPIAKEIHQTTLSLPCSYWHTEEQIEQVVEAMNGF, translated from the coding sequence ATGATAGCCTACGAAAACCTGCTGGAACTGAACAAACCTTTTACAGCGCGTTTTAAACAACAGTTTGATGAGTTCTTGGCATCGGGCTGGTACATATTGGGGAATTCGGTTAAAAAATTTGAGCAGGAATATGCTGCCTGGAATAATTCCACTTACTGCATTGGTGTTGCCAACGGACTGGACGCACTTACGCTGGCTTTAAAGGCCTATAACTTTGAACCCGGAAGCGAGGTTATTGTACCTTCCAATACCTATATCGCTACTATATTGGCTATCCTCAACAACAACCTAACACCGGTATTGGTTGAGCCTGACATACGTACTTACAACATCGACCCTAAACTAATTGAGCAAGCCATTACGCCGCGTACCCGCGCCATTATGGCGGTACACCTGTACGGCAAGTGCTGTGCTATGGAAGCCATACTGACAATTAAAAACAAGCACAATTTAGTTTTGGTTGAAGACTGCGCCCAGGCACACGGTGCAACTTTAAACGGGCAAAAAACCGGAACCTTTGGCGAGTTTGGCGCGTTCAGCTTTTACCCAACCAAAAACTTAGGGGCACTGGGCGATGCCGGGGCTGTCAACACCAACGATGAACGTTTGGCTGGCATCATCATGCAATTGCGTAACTATGGGTCGGACAAGAAATATTATAACGAACGCATAGGCACCAACTCACGGCTGGATGAACTGCAGGCTGCATTTTTGAGCGTAAAGCTGGAAGCTCTTGATGATATAAACAATCACAAACGCAAGTTGGCTAACTTGTATTTACAGCATTTGAAATCAGATTTTATTTTACCTGTTGTAGAAGACGGTTACGAAGATGTTTACCACATTTTTAACGTACGCCACGAGCGCCGCGATGATTTGAAAGCCTACCTCCTTGAAAAATGCATCGGCACCGAAATACATTATCCCGTACCACCGCACGAGCAAAAGGCCATGCAGGAGGTATTAAAGGGGCAGAATTTCCCAATAGCCAAAGAGATTCACCAAACCACATTGAGCCTACCCTGTTCTTACTGGCACACTGAAGAGCAGATTGAGCAGGTTGTTGAGGCGATGAATGGGTTTTGA
- a CDS encoding sugar 3,4-ketoisomerase, producing MAYLIDIPTFSDSRGNLTVLDEAIPFQIKRLFYIYGVDNSARGGHRHHQTVQAAICIQGSCTIINDDGDTIEHIELDTPRKCLILETKDWHVMTNFSADAILLVLASTPFDASDYIFTPYDHNQQQPS from the coding sequence ATGGCTTACTTAATTGATATTCCCACCTTTAGCGATAGCCGGGGTAATTTAACGGTATTAGATGAAGCCATTCCATTTCAAATTAAACGCTTGTTTTACATTTACGGCGTAGATAATTCGGCACGTGGTGGACACCGTCACCACCAAACCGTGCAGGCGGCTATATGCATTCAGGGCAGCTGCACCATTATTAACGATGATGGGGATACTATTGAGCATATTGAACTGGACACACCTCGAAAATGCCTGATATTAGAAACTAAAGACTGGCACGTGATGACTAATTTTAGCGCTGATGCCATTTTATTGGTTTTGGCCAGCACGCCATTTGATGCTTCCGATTATATCTTTACCCCTTACGATCACAATCAACAACAACCGTCATGA
- a CDS encoding beta-1,6-N-acetylglucosaminyltransferase, giving the protein MKIAHLILTYTNPQLTERLIKAIAHPQFDFYIHVDKKFSIEPYLYLRKYPNVYFIKDREDVRWAGYNTIKATFKCIKEIVATGIEYEYINFMSGQDYPLKSAEYMLNFFEHNKGKQFIEYQSIERVWVEAQPRITKYHFTNFTFKGRHRLEWLINKLTPKRSLPLDLKPYGKAMFWMMNPERAMYVVNYVENNPQLERFFLLTWGSDEFVFQTVLMNSPYKNELVNNDYRYIDWSAGGAHPKVLNLSDLEALKKTEDLFARKVNAEKSGKLLDELDNFISQSAQAATT; this is encoded by the coding sequence ATGAAGATCGCGCATTTAATTCTTACTTATACTAACCCCCAGTTAACCGAGAGGCTGATCAAAGCAATCGCTCATCCGCAATTTGATTTCTATATCCACGTTGATAAAAAGTTTTCGATCGAGCCTTATTTATATCTGCGCAAATACCCTAATGTATATTTTATAAAAGACCGCGAAGATGTGCGCTGGGCAGGTTACAATACCATAAAAGCCACCTTTAAATGCATTAAAGAAATTGTGGCTACCGGCATTGAGTACGAATACATTAACTTCATGAGCGGGCAGGATTATCCGCTAAAATCTGCCGAGTATATGCTCAATTTTTTTGAGCATAATAAAGGTAAACAGTTTATTGAATACCAAAGCATTGAGCGCGTTTGGGTGGAAGCGCAGCCGCGGATTACCAAGTATCACTTTACCAATTTTACGTTCAAAGGTCGTCACCGCCTGGAATGGCTGATCAATAAACTCACACCCAAACGTAGTTTGCCGCTTGATTTAAAACCCTACGGCAAGGCTATGTTTTGGATGATGAACCCTGAACGGGCAATGTATGTTGTTAATTATGTAGAAAACAATCCTCAATTAGAGCGTTTTTTTCTACTAACCTGGGGAAGCGACGAATTTGTTTTCCAAACCGTTTTAATGAATTCGCCTTATAAAAATGAATTGGTAAACAACGATTACCGGTACATTGACTGGTCGGCCGGAGGTGCGCACCCTAAGGTGCTTAATTTAAGCGACCTGGAAGCCCTCAAAAAAACTGAGGATCTGTTTGCCCGCAAGGTAAATGCCGAAAAAAGCGGCAAACTTTTAGACGAACTTGATAATTTTATTTCACAGTCGGCACAGGCCGCAACAACATAA
- a CDS encoding NUDIX hydrolase, with protein MRNKKAPHISVAIDCIVFGFDGSDMKLLLIQRGFDPERNKWSLMGGYVDEDESVDAASGRILENLTGLSGVYLEQLHTFGSVKRDTNERTISITYFALIDIAKYKQQLSADYHAEWFPVNNIPKLIFDHNEMVEMAKKRLQYKAALHPVVFELLPEKFTLPQIQSMYDAIYEVNFDKRNFSRKLLSTGLLIKLNEKDKMGSKKGAFYYTLDKDKYEENLFKIFSLIITPDHLQF; from the coding sequence ATGAGGAATAAAAAGGCGCCGCATATTAGTGTGGCTATTGATTGTATTGTTTTTGGGTTTGATGGTTCGGACATGAAACTACTGTTGATACAGCGTGGTTTTGACCCCGAGCGGAACAAATGGAGCCTTATGGGCGGTTATGTTGATGAAGATGAAAGCGTTGATGCAGCATCGGGCCGAATACTTGAAAACCTTACTGGGCTAAGCGGGGTATACCTCGAACAACTGCATACTTTTGGCTCGGTAAAGCGCGATACCAACGAACGCACCATCAGCATCACCTATTTTGCCCTTATTGATATTGCCAAATACAAGCAGCAATTAAGTGCCGATTATCATGCCGAGTGGTTCCCGGTAAATAATATTCCTAAGTTGATTTTCGACCATAATGAGATGGTGGAAATGGCTAAAAAACGCCTGCAATACAAAGCCGCCCTGCACCCCGTGGTGTTTGAACTGCTGCCCGAAAAATTTACCCTGCCGCAAATACAAAGCATGTACGATGCTATTTACGAGGTGAATTTTGATAAGCGTAACTTTAGCCGTAAGCTGCTTTCAACCGGTTTGTTGATTAAACTGAACGAAAAAGACAAGATGGGCTCGAAAAAAGGGGCCTTTTATTACACGCTTGATAAAGACAAGTATGAAGAGAACCTGTTTAAAATTTTCAGCCTTATTATTACCCCTGATCACCTGCAGTTTTAG
- a CDS encoding ribulokinase: MTDKPQYVIGVDYGSDSVRSVIVNAADGKELATSVFYYPRWQKQQYCDAANNQFRQHPLDYVEGLESTIKACIAKAGAEVASQIKAIAVDTTGSTPVAVNKAGVPLALLPEFEHHPAAMFVLWKDHTSVKEAAEINEHATKFDINYLQYVGGIYSSEWFWAKLLHILRTDEIVRNNIYSWVEHCDWIPFLLTGGTDADQIMRGRCSSGHKGLWAAEFGGLPPDEFFSSLDPLLKGFTERLYKETYTSDVPAGNLSPEWAERLGLSTDVLVGVGAFDAHMGAVGGQIEPYHLSKVMGTSTCDILVAPNRDMEGKLVKGICGQVDGSVIPGMAGLEAGQSAFGDTYAWFKNLLAWPIQNLLNDSAVVDVQTAEALKEEMIGKIIPELSKAAAALPLDEKAELATDWFNGRRTPDANQLLKGTITGLGLGSDAPRVFRALAEATCFGARSIVERFRSEGVPVEGIIGIGGVAKKSPYIMQMMADVLQMPIRIHQFEHTCALGAAMFAATVAGIYPKVEDAMEAMGGGFDVEYFPEAANTEFYNKRYAQYNTLGKFTETTV, from the coding sequence ATGACTGATAAACCTCAATATGTAATTGGCGTTGATTACGGCTCGGACTCGGTACGCTCTGTAATTGTTAACGCTGCCGACGGTAAAGAACTGGCTACCTCGGTGTTCTATTATCCGCGCTGGCAAAAACAACAGTACTGCGATGCCGCCAACAACCAATTCCGCCAGCATCCTTTAGATTATGTTGAAGGCCTGGAAAGCACTATTAAAGCATGTATTGCCAAAGCCGGAGCCGAAGTGGCCTCACAAATAAAAGCCATTGCGGTTGATACCACAGGTTCTACACCGGTAGCGGTAAACAAAGCCGGTGTGCCATTGGCATTATTACCCGAATTTGAGCACCACCCGGCTGCCATGTTTGTGCTTTGGAAAGACCATACCTCGGTTAAAGAAGCTGCCGAAATAAACGAACACGCCACTAAATTCGATATTAACTACCTGCAATACGTAGGTGGTATTTACTCGTCAGAGTGGTTTTGGGCAAAGTTGCTGCACATCCTTCGTACCGATGAGATAGTGCGCAACAATATATACTCTTGGGTTGAGCATTGCGACTGGATTCCGTTTTTATTAACCGGCGGTACCGATGCCGACCAAATTATGCGTGGCCGTTGTTCATCAGGCCATAAAGGTTTATGGGCTGCCGAGTTTGGTGGTTTACCTCCTGATGAGTTCTTCTCCTCGTTAGACCCGCTTTTAAAAGGATTTACTGAGCGTTTATATAAAGAAACTTATACATCAGATGTTCCTGCCGGAAACTTATCTCCTGAGTGGGCTGAACGTTTAGGCCTATCAACCGATGTATTGGTAGGTGTTGGTGCATTTGATGCCCACATGGGTGCCGTTGGCGGCCAAATTGAGCCTTATCACCTGAGCAAGGTAATGGGAACCTCAACCTGTGATATTTTGGTTGCCCCAAACCGCGATATGGAAGGCAAACTGGTTAAAGGTATTTGCGGACAGGTTGACGGCTCGGTTATTCCAGGCATGGCAGGTTTAGAAGCCGGTCAATCGGCCTTTGGCGATACGTATGCCTGGTTTAAAAACCTGTTGGCCTGGCCTATTCAAAACCTGCTGAATGATTCGGCCGTAGTTGACGTGCAAACCGCCGAAGCTTTAAAAGAAGAAATGATCGGTAAGATCATCCCCGAACTAAGCAAAGCCGCCGCAGCTTTACCGTTAGACGAGAAAGCCGAACTGGCTACCGATTGGTTTAACGGCCGCCGTACGCCCGATGCCAACCAACTGTTAAAAGGTACCATTACCGGTTTAGGTTTAGGCAGCGATGCCCCGCGCGTTTTCCGTGCACTGGCCGAGGCTACCTGCTTTGGTGCACGCAGTATAGTGGAGCGTTTCAGGAGCGAAGGGGTGCCGGTTGAAGGTATTATTGGTATTGGCGGTGTGGCTAAAAAATCACCCTACATTATGCAAATGATGGCTGACGTACTGCAAATGCCAATCCGTATTCACCAGTTTGAGCATACCTGTGCCTTAGGCGCGGCTATGTTTGCTGCCACTGTTGCGGGCATCTACCCTAAAGTAGAAGACGCCATGGAAGCTATGGGTGGTGGCTTTGATGTGGAGTACTTCCCTGAAGCTGCCAATACCGAGTTTTATAACAAGCGCTACGCGCAATATAATACCTTAGGTAAGTTTACCGAAACAACTGTATAA
- a CDS encoding L-ribulose-5-phosphate 4-epimerase, which produces MSKYDHIKQAAYAANMELPKLGLVIFTFGNVSAADHDLGVFAIKPSGVPYEDLSPEKMVIVDFDGNTIEGDLRPSSDTKTHAVLYKTWGPAIGGVCHTHSTYGTAWAQSQRDIPIFGTTHADYNTVDIPCAPPMIDEYIAGDYEYKTGFQIMDVFEEKGLDYKEVEMVLVGNHAPFTWGKTAAKAVHNSAVLEAIAKMALLTEQINPQAPRLKDALIRKHYERKHGPDSYYGQS; this is translated from the coding sequence ATGAGTAAATACGATCATATAAAACAGGCCGCCTACGCCGCCAATATGGAACTGCCCAAACTTGGTCTGGTTATTTTTACCTTTGGTAACGTGAGCGCCGCCGACCATGATTTAGGCGTGTTTGCCATTAAACCAAGCGGTGTACCTTACGAAGATCTTTCGCCCGAGAAAATGGTGATCGTTGATTTTGACGGCAATACTATTGAAGGTGATTTACGTCCGTCGTCAGACACCAAAACCCACGCCGTTTTATATAAAACCTGGGGACCGGCAATTGGTGGTGTTTGCCATACGCACTCTACCTACGGTACTGCCTGGGCACAATCACAGCGCGATATTCCGATCTTCGGCACCACCCACGCCGATTATAACACGGTAGACATCCCGTGCGCGCCGCCAATGATCGACGAGTACATTGCCGGCGATTACGAGTACAAAACAGGTTTCCAGATCATGGATGTGTTTGAGGAAAAAGGCTTGGATTATAAAGAGGTTGAAATGGTATTGGTGGGCAATCACGCACCGTTTACCTGGGGTAAAACCGCTGCCAAAGCCGTGCATAATAGTGCGGTGTTAGAAGCAATTGCTAAAATGGCCCTGCTAACCGAACAAATTAACCCACAGGCCCCACGCCTAAAAGATGCTTTAATACGTAAGCACTACGAGCGAAAACACGGACCTGATTCATATTATGGACAGAGCTAA
- the araA gene encoding L-arabinose isomerase: MINLKELEVWFVTGSQDLYGEDTLKQVAEHSQEIARGLDANAAVPVKVVFKPTVKSSEEIYSLIQEANVTPNCIGLITWMHTFSPAKMWIRGLSILKKPVLHLHTQFNAQIPWSSIDMDFMNLNQSAHGDREFGFMMSRMRLRRKVVVGHWQEEEVANQISVWARAAAGWHDWQGAKFARFGDNMRYVAVTDGDKVEAELQFGFSVNTYGIGDLVGVINALDYSLIDQQIAEYHDLYDVAAELQKGGAQHQSLIEAAKIEVGLRTFLKQGGFKGFSDTFEDLHGMVQLPGIGAQRLMAEGYGFAGEGDWKTAALVRAMKVMGAGLPGGNAFMEDYTYHFDGANSMVLGSHMLEVDPAISTGKPKVEVHPLGIGGKADPVRLVFNVAGGAALNASIVDMGNRFRMIVNEVEAVEPTNDLPKLPVARVLWKPYPNMKDGCAAWIYAGGAHHTCYSQNLTDEHLHAFAEMAGIEYLLIGKETKLREFQKEIAWNDAYYKMGKY; encoded by the coding sequence ATGATTAATTTAAAAGAACTTGAAGTTTGGTTTGTAACCGGCAGCCAGGACCTTTACGGCGAGGATACGCTGAAACAGGTTGCCGAGCACTCGCAGGAAATTGCACGTGGTTTAGATGCCAACGCTGCTGTTCCGGTGAAAGTGGTTTTTAAACCAACTGTTAAATCATCTGAAGAGATATACAGCCTCATTCAGGAAGCCAACGTAACGCCTAACTGTATTGGCTTAATTACCTGGATGCACACTTTCTCGCCCGCTAAAATGTGGATTCGCGGATTGAGCATCCTTAAAAAGCCTGTGCTTCACCTGCATACCCAGTTCAATGCCCAAATTCCTTGGAGCAGCATTGACATGGACTTTATGAATCTTAACCAAAGCGCCCACGGCGACCGTGAGTTTGGTTTTATGATGAGCCGTATGCGCTTACGCCGTAAGGTGGTTGTTGGTCACTGGCAAGAGGAAGAAGTAGCCAACCAAATTAGCGTTTGGGCACGTGCTGCTGCCGGTTGGCATGATTGGCAAGGCGCTAAATTTGCCCGCTTTGGCGATAACATGCGCTACGTTGCCGTTACCGATGGTGATAAGGTAGAAGCCGAATTACAATTTGGTTTCTCGGTGAATACTTACGGTATTGGTGATCTGGTAGGCGTTATTAACGCGTTAGATTACTCGTTAATTGACCAGCAAATTGCCGAATACCACGACTTATACGATGTAGCTGCCGAACTGCAAAAAGGCGGCGCTCAGCATCAGTCGTTAATTGAGGCTGCTAAAATTGAGGTAGGTTTACGTACCTTCTTGAAACAAGGCGGCTTTAAAGGTTTCAGCGATACGTTTGAAGACCTGCACGGGATGGTACAATTACCGGGCATTGGCGCACAACGCCTGATGGCCGAAGGTTACGGTTTTGCCGGCGAAGGTGACTGGAAAACCGCTGCCCTGGTACGCGCCATGAAAGTAATGGGCGCCGGCCTGCCGGGTGGTAACGCCTTTATGGAAGATTACACTTACCATTTTGACGGTGCTAACTCTATGGTTTTAGGCTCGCACATGCTGGAGGTTGATCCGGCTATATCAACAGGTAAACCAAAGGTTGAGGTGCATCCCTTAGGTATTGGTGGTAAGGCCGATCCTGTTCGTTTGGTATTTAACGTGGCCGGTGGTGCTGCTTTGAACGCATCTATTGTGGATATGGGTAACCGTTTCCGTATGATCGTGAACGAGGTTGAGGCTGTTGAGCCAACCAACGATTTACCTAAACTGCCGGTAGCCCGTGTGCTTTGGAAACCATACCCGAACATGAAAGACGGATGTGCGGCCTGGATATATGCCGGTGGCGCTCACCATACCTGCTACAGCCAAAACTTAACCGACGAGCATTTACACGCCTTTGCCGAAATGGCGGGCATTGAGTACCTGTTGATAGGTAAAGAAACCAAGTTGCGCGAATTCCAGAAAGAGATTGCCTGGAACGATGCTTACTACAAAATGGGTAAATATTAA
- a CDS encoding head GIN domain-containing protein: protein MKTIATILLATALVAGATQTFAKPAITVKAYHTDEQDRKLSGFSSVSVSGSFDVYLTQGSIESVKVEADADEIDKIVTEVDNGVLKIYTKRTTGLTWNWGGNKKRIVRVVAKDLHKIGLSGSGDVFFTDGFRTQDMVVSLSGSGDIKGKLDVKKLDVSIVGSGDISLSGRAETSAVKVSGSGDYKGSSLTTVSTSVRVVGSGDASVNVSGKLDASVAGSGDIRYTGGVKQISTSKAGSGDIHKF from the coding sequence ATGAAAACTATAGCCACCATATTATTAGCCACTGCATTGGTTGCAGGAGCAACCCAAACCTTTGCTAAGCCAGCCATTACGGTTAAAGCCTACCATACCGACGAGCAGGACCGCAAACTGTCGGGTTTTTCATCGGTAAGTGTATCGGGTTCATTCGATGTTTATCTTACACAGGGCAGCATCGAATCGGTTAAAGTGGAAGCTGATGCCGATGAGATAGATAAAATTGTGACTGAAGTTGATAACGGGGTTCTGAAAATTTATACCAAACGCACTACCGGCTTAACCTGGAACTGGGGAGGTAACAAAAAACGAATTGTACGTGTTGTGGCTAAAGACCTGCACAAAATTGGTCTGTCGGGTTCAGGAGATGTATTCTTTACCGATGGTTTCCGTACGCAGGATATGGTGGTAAGCTTGAGCGGTTCGGGTGATATTAAAGGTAAACTGGATGTTAAAAAGCTCGACGTATCCATCGTTGGTTCGGGTGATATCAGCCTTAGTGGTAGGGCCGAAACTTCGGCTGTTAAAGTATCAGGCTCGGGCGATTACAAGGGAAGTTCATTAACCACCGTGTCAACCTCAGTGAGAGTGGTAGGCTCGGGCGATGCCTCGGTAAACGTAAGTGGGAAATTGGATGCCTCGGTAGCTGGTTCGGGTGATATCCGCTACACCGGCGGGGTTAAACAAATATCAACCTCTAAAGCAGGTAGCGGCGATATACATAAGTTTTAA